The DNA region TCCAATTAATATCAGTTGTGGCATTCCATTGTGCTTTTTTTGCTTCTTCATAAAGTTGCTCCATATTGCCCGCATAAATTTCATTTTTATTATTTAATGGAAAATGATATTGTGGGCTTGCTAATTCTATGGATACTCCTTTTGGAGCGAGTCCTTGATGAGGTGGAGAAAGCAAAGAATTAGGATCAAATGTTGCAAATTTAGTTGGAGATTCTTTTTGCATGATATAAGCAAAGCTTGAATCATTCTTGTTATGGAGAGGAATCTTTTTTAAAAACAATTCTCCTTTGAAGCGACACCAAGCAATTAAGTCATTTTCTAAATTATCATATTCACTGATTACTTCTATGATATCGCCATTTTGAGAAAGCAAAAAAGCATTTTCAAGCCGCATAAAAAAGAGCTGTCCTGTCTGGATGTTGCCCATAAAAACACACGATTTTTGTTGCATTAGATAACCTAAAATCAATTAAGTTACACCAAGATTATAGAAGACTTGTTGCCTTTCACACGGAAAGCTTTATGAAAGAGGTATGTTATAGCGACTTTGCTTAAAATTTAGTTAATCTAAACTTTGGGGAACCTATAGCCATAAATTGTCTAATAATCGCACACCTTCTACTTTTGCTACTACTAGAATTAATGTGGAATCTTTTTGGATTCTTGGAATTTCTTGAAGATTTTTATCAACAATGACAAAATATTCCACTTCTAAGTCTTGCAAGATTTCTAAAGCGGCTTGTTTGATTTTTGTTGATTCTATCTCTCCAAGCATAATCATTTTTGTTACCATATTTAAAGATTGAGAGATTTTTAGAGCCTTTTTCTTGCCTTCTTCACTTAAATAAGCGTTGCGGGAGCTAAGTGCTAATCCTTCTTGAGTGCGGATAATTGGACAGGGTATAATTTCTATAGGCAAAAATAAATCTTCTACCATTTTTTGGATAATGAGCAGTTGTTGGGCATCTTTTTTGCCAAAAAAGGCTTTATTAGCTTGTGTGAGATTAAAAAGCTTATGCACGACTTGTAAGACACCATTGAAGTGATTAGGGCGTGTTTTTCCCTCTAGTGTGTTTGCCATTGCACTTGGTGCATTAAAGGTGGTTTGAAAATTTTTATCTAAAGGGTAGATTTCCTCAATCTCAGGCATAAAAACAACATCTACTTTGGCTTTTTGGCAAATGCTTAAATCGGCTTCCTTTTTGCGCGGATATTTATCAAAATCTTCATTAGCACCAAATTGCGTTGGATTAACAAAGATAGAAACAAGGGTGCAATCACAAGATTCTTGACTAGCTTCTATTAATGATAAATGCCCGTTGTGCAAAGCGCCCATTGTGGGAACTAGCCCAAGAGTATGATGTGGATTTTGTTGTTTATGATAGCGAATAAAATCGCGTAATTCTTTTGTTGTTGTAAAAATTTCCATTTGGGTAGTCTTTATAATGAGGTAAAGCGGAATTATACTACAAAGTTTTCTTGATTGACTTAAGATTGTGTAAAAAGAAAGCAGTAAGAATGATTCTGGAATCTCGCTTGGCTTTTGTGCTAAAAATACTCAATACAAAGATTTATGTGTAAATTTTTTTACAAATACTTTAATTAATGGGACATATTATTTTTTTGGAGAGATGAATTTAAATGTAAGTTTTATAATTTTTTTATTAATGTATTTATGCAATTATGTAAATAAAAATATTGCTCAGGAGTAAATATGCGTTTTTATCTAATGCTTCCAGCTTTAATTATAAGTGCAAATTTAGCCAGTGCTTATGATACTACCATTATTTATAATGGAGATAAACCTATTTTCAAACTTGATTTTTACAATAAAGGAGAAAGTGTAACCTTTTTTGGGGAAACCCAAACCTCTCCTTATACTTTAAGCGAAGTCCAAAAAATGAGATCATTCGTGCAACTCAATTTTGGGCTAATATTATAGGTTCTCATGCAATTAACTCCGAGCCTATTCCTATAAGTGTAAGCACTGATAATATTGCTAATGCATCTTCTTATGATTTCTTTCCCAATCCTATATTTAATAGAGTGTTGCAAGGAGAAAGCATAGATGCTATCAGACAAGAGCTATTAGATGGTGGATTCTCTAAGGATGATGTAGAATATATAGGACATATCAATATGGGAACACTTGATTGGTATATAGCTTCACATCCTACTACTCTACCTAAAAATGGAGATCAATTTGAAACTTTCTCAACTTTTACTCACGAGCTTTTCCATGCCTTGGGTGTGTTATCCTTGACTTATGATGAAGAGACTTCAGAAACCTTTTTTCAAGATTCTTTAAATAGTTTTAGTAGTCACTTATAAGAATTCTAGAATTCCCTAAAAGCTGGTGATTTTAGAAAATTATATCTTAATGCTATTTGCCATATCTTGATTTTGATGAAGGACGCTAGCTTGTTTTTTGGCTTTGATTAGTTTAAATGCCACCCAGACAATCTGAATAGGCAAGAAAAGACCCCAAAAAATACCAAGAACCGCAAGCTTGATGATTTTTATAAGCCACCAGCCACCAGCATTTGTGTGTAGCATAAGGGCATCATGCGTCTCTCCAGCCAAGCTAGTAAAAGTACCTACAAAGATTTTTAGTATATTTGCCACACACCAAGTGCCTATCATAGCTAGCCCTGCTGTGTCTCTATTTTCTGCCGTGTAATATACATAAAGCCCCACCACAAAGAAAACAGCCAAATAAACAAGCTGTATGCTAAGCCACCTGACCTCGCCTTTTGCGTTGCTTGCTTGCGCGCTTGCTTCTTTTTTAGAGCAGTTTAGACAAATAGCTTTATTATCTCTTGTATAAAGTGCGTTTTGAACGCAGTCTTTACAAAGTCCTACCCCGCAATCAACGCAAGTCGCCACAGCACCTATATTTTCGTGATAAAAACAATTCATTGTTTTCTCCTTTTAACTAAAAATTAGGTGCTATTTTAGAAAAAAAGTCAAGAGTTTTTTAAAAGATATTTTGAATAATTAAATAAAAAAGCCTATGATATTAATGGAGTAAAGGCTCAAGAAGAGATGCGAATAGTTCAAACACAAGAAGAGGTAGAGGAAGCTGGCAAAAAAGAGAGATAGTTTTCTTGGTTGATGGAAACTCTGTTAATAATGATAGCCTTAGCAATGCTTCGGGTCATGCTTATTTTAAAGGAGAAAATATCGCAGAAGTTATTAAAGCTGCTAAGCTAGGTTATGATAAAGTAAATGGCATACCCATTAATGGATGGGAGGCAGATGATTTAGATATGAGTCATATCGAACTTGATAATTCTTTGATGAGTCATCAAAATTGGCGCAATTACCTTTTTTATATGGAAGCAGAATTAGCCTTGCTTCAAGACTTAGGCTATGAATTTGATAGAAAGCTTTACTATGGAGATTCTATTTATGAAAGCAATCTAAATTGGCAAAGCGATCATGGTTATTATGCTAGACAAGATGGCAAGTGGCTTGTAGGGGAATATAATCCAACAGAATATGGAGTGGGTTTGCATATTTATGGTAAAAATAATGCAGCCACTCAAAGCCATGATATCCTATCTAATGGTATAGCTGCAAGTGGTATTCGCATAGATGGAGCTAATAATGCATTGACTATAGCCAGTGGCACTAAGGTTCATGCTTTGGGCGATTATTCTAATGCTTTGTTAGTTGCCTATGGTAAAAACCATATTATTAATCATAATGGGGAATTAAAAGCCACAGGTAAAGAGGGTATGGCTATCAATATAGATTTTGGGGGTAACATTTTGGGTAATGTTCAAGAATACCGTGGTTCTTATATGCATCAAATATCTGGTAGTAATCAAGACAATCTTGCGCGTTACAATCCAGATGGAGCCATGGTTAAAAGCTTAAATCTTAGCTCTAATAGCTTTACCATAGGCTCTTTAGCTTCCATTTATATAGCTGATAATGCTTATGTAGAAAACATTAATATGAGTCAAGGAGCTAAAGTAGAAGGGGATATTATTTCTAATTGGAATCCTAATAATGATTAAGTTATCAAACGACAATAAAGGTAAGTATTATACAAATCTTAATTTTGGTTCCACTAACTTATCAAGAGCTACTTTCAATGCCTTAGATAATGCTTGGAATATTAAAGCCAATATTTTAGGCTATGATAGCTTTAAAATGAATGTTAATGAGAATGTTAATCTACAGGGTAGTGCCTTTGTTTATGATTTAACAAATAAAGCCCATTTCGCTCTGTTAAGCAAAGATAATGTTAATCCTTCTGTGTTGTATATTAAAAATGATTTTACACAAAATCAAAATGCCGCTCTAACCGCAGGTATTAATGCTAAGGGGCAAAGCCAAGTATATGTGGGAGGTAATGCTAATTTAGAAAGAATTAGCAGTAATTCAAAACTACACTCCTTATGCTAAAAATTCAGGCGATATTTCTTTAGGCTATGCTTTGAATTCTTTAGTGCAAAATGGAAAAGATGAAGATACTGCCTTGCTTTTTGAAGAACTAGATTTTGCTAGAGATACGCAAATTATTTCCCAAGGTTTAAATAATCTGAACGCTAATGTTTATTTAGATAGCGCCAAAATTTCTCTAGATTTCCAAGAAGAACTTAATAAAGAAATTTTAGGTGATATAAGAAGGGAATACTCCAATGAATGGCAAAGCTTGGTAAGCCCATTTGGAAGCTATCAAAGCTCAAGGGCTAATGGGGATTTTATGCTTATAAGGGCTATGGAAGTGGAGTAAAAATTAAAGCTATAAAAGAATTTGATCAATCTATTTTAGGGTTTAATGTAGTGTTAAATAATAATGATATAGATATAGATATAGATGATACTTTGGCTAATACAAAAACCGCAGGGGTTTATGCAGGTGTTTTTTCTAAATATGATTTAGAGGATTTTTATCTTTTGGGAAGTTTTAGAGTGGGTTATGAACATACTAAGCTTAACAGAAATGTAAATATCGGAGCTTTTAATGCAAGTTATGCTTCTAAGTTTAATTCTTATCTTACTGGCGAAATGTTAGGCGTAGGTAAAAGTTTCAATTATCAAGGAATAAGCTATGGACCTTTGGCATATATAGAACATAGTTTTTTGCATCACTTAACTATTGATGAAGAAAATCAAAGTTCTACGGCTTTAAATATTGATTCTAAAAACTTCAATACTTTAAATTCCTTTATAGGGTTTGATGTAAATTATGAAAAAATTATCAGCAATAAAGCCATTATGAATCTTTCTTTCTTGGGTGGTTGGAATCATTATTTCTTGGATTATTTAAAAAATAATGCTAGTTTCAAAGGTGCAAGTTCAAATAAATTCTATGCTAAAAGCAAACTAAGCAATCAAGATTCTCTATACTTGCAAGGAGGAGCTGATTTTACTTATAATCAATTTTTCTTTACAAGATTGATGCTTTCAAGTGATATTAAAGATAATACAGACTTTAACACCAAGCTTGAAATAGGGGTTAAATTTTAAAATATAAGAAAATAAAGCCTTATAATATGGCATTATTGGACTTTATTTATGTCTTTAAAGCTCAAATGAATATTGGAATATTTGGAAAAATAAGAGAGAATCCAAATATAATGGCTCTCTACAAGTTAGGATGCAATTTATTAGTCAGACTCTCAAACTCCGACACTTTAAGGTTAAATATCCAAATAACACAAAAAATTTATTGATTGATATATAGGTATTTTAATTATTTTTGATGCATGACATAAAAGCAATACGATAAAATGAATAATGACTAAATAATTAATAAAATTCGCAATACCTTGCTAACTATTAATTTATTTCATAAGCTCTGATTATGGGATTTTATTTGTTGAAATTAAGTAGTGGTACGCCCAAGAGGATTCGAACCTCTGACCTACGGCTTAGAAGGCCGTTGCTCTATCCAGCTGAGCTATGAGCGCATTTGGTACCAAAGGGGGGACTCGAACCCCCGACCTCCGGCTTATGAGACCAGCGCTCTAAACCAGCTGAGCTACCTTGGCATACCAAATAAAAAAGAGATGCAATTATACTCTTTTAATTTTAAAAAAAAATTAATTTTTAAATTTAACAAGAGTATTTTTTGGATTTTTTATAATGATGGTTTTAGTTATTTAAGGTTTGGGGGTGGGGGATATTTTTTGAAGTTTGTGGTGTAAATTTTGTAGAATCAGTAATACTAACTCATTGTATCAATTTGAAGATTCCCTAGATGAATGGCGTGAGAAAACTCTCGCAAGATTCTTTGGGTTTTGGCATCTTGATTTTTTTGCATAATATCATTGTAGTTGGAGGAGAGATTCTTATTGTAACTTTTTGTGTAGATTCCATCGAGATGATTGAGATTGTTTTGGAATTCTTGTGCGATTTCCCCCCATCCCTCTTGTGTAATTCCTAAAAACCATTGAATTTGATTTGATTCTTGGGAGTTTTGTAGAGTCTTTTCTCTTTGTTCCACTCGCTCTACACTTGCACTTAGATTCCCCGCTCTTGTTAGGATTTGTGCTACAGAGATTTTTTCATTAGGGGACATTCCCGCAGTTACTCTCTCAAAGGCTAAATATTGCTCATCACTCATTAACTCTAAGCTTATCATTCCGTAAGTAACACGCTCTTTTTGTAATAATTCCTCATTGTTGTTTTGAAAATCGCTTTCTCTAGATTGTATTTTTTGAGTAGCACCTATGGTGTTAGAATCGCTAAGTAAGCGATTAGCCTCATTAATAATTCCTCCTAAATTTCCTAGATTCCCTAAACCTTGATTGATTATCACTCACAAAATCCTTACAATTTTTTTTGTAAGCAATTCAAGCAAAAATGATTCCAAAAGTTATTTTTAGGCATTCAAAAAAGAAGTTTTTTAAAATTTATTTTTAGTAAAGCACCTATAAAGGAATTTTAATTTATTATTGCAAATAAAATTTAAGCTTTTGAAATTCTTTCAGGACATTTTTAAGGATAAGGTTTTGGAAAAAATACTAGATATTATTGAGGGAATTTCCTATGAAAAAGGACTCCCTATTGAAAGTGTTATGGAGGTTGTCAAAGAATCGGTTATAAAAGTCGCACAGCAGACTTTAGATTCAAAGATTCTCTATGATGCAGAAATTAATAAAAAAAATAAAACTTTGCATTTATACCAAGTTATTAGTGTTTGTGGCGATGATGATGAAACAAAAGAAGACAAAGAACATTACATTCCACTCTCAGAAGCTAGGAAGCATGATGGTGAGATTAAGGTGGGCGATGAATTGCGTTATGAGTTGAGTTTGGAAAATATGAATCGCAGTGCTGTTAATACGCTATTTAGGGAGCTAGAATTTAGAATCCAAAGATTAGTTGAGACACAATTATTTGACAAATACAAAGCACAAATTGGC from Helicobacter colisuis includes:
- the panC gene encoding pantoate--beta-alanine ligase translates to MEIFTTTKELRDFIRYHKQQNPHHTLGLVPTMGALHNGHLSLIEASQESCDCTLVSIFVNPTQFGANEDFDKYPRKKEADLSICQKAKVDVVFMPEIEEIYPLDKNFQTTFNAPSAMANTLEGKTRPNHFNGVLQVVHKLFNLTQANKAFFGKKDAQQLLIIQKMVEDLFLPIEIIPCPIIRTQEGLALSSRNAYLSEEGKKKALKISQSLNMVTKMIMLGEIESTKIKQAALEILQDLEVEYFVIVDKNLQEIPRIQKDSTLILVVAKVEGVRLLDNLWL